The Desulfonatronum thiosulfatophilum genome segment GCACCGAGCTTTTCAACGGGAATGCTCTCAGCCTCGAGTTCCGCGACGTCCTTCTTGGTTTGGGCATAGGTATCCGGGACAACCGAGGCGGAAACAATCCCGGCTATGCAGACCAGGCCACGGATGATCTTGCTGTTGGAAACCCCCTGACCGCAAAAGCCAACTTTCTTCCCGAACTTCTGGCCTGTAAAGATGGTGCTCAGAATGGCCCAGACCACGGCCGGGTCTTCTTCATCATAAATGTGACGCAGCCGCGGATTGTCCCGGTCCGTGCCCAGCACCAGCTGGGTCATGTCGTTGGAGCCGATGGAGAATCCGTCGAATTCCTGGATGAACTGCTTGGTCAGGATGGCATTGCTCGGAATCTCGGACATCAGGATGATCTTCATCCCGTCATCGCCGGATTTGAGGTTGTGCACCCCTTCCAGATAGCGGCGCATGCTGCGGGCTTCTTCGAGGGTGCGCACGAAGGGAAACATCAGGTTCAGGTTCTTGCCGCCGAATATGCCCCTGGCCAGTTTGAAGGAGTCGACTTCCCAGTCATGGATATTGCGGGAAACACCCCGGAATCCAATCATGGGATTGTCTTCGTATGCCTCGAAAAGCAGCCCGCCTACCAGGTTGCGGTATTCGTTGGTCTTGTAGTCCGTGGTTCTGTAGATGATTTCCTTGCCGTAAAAAGCCATGGAAAAGAGCGCCAGTCCCTGGGCCAGGGTCTGAACGTAATGTTCCTTTCCTGAACGATAACCCTTGGACCGGATCAGTTCTTTGATCCGTTCAGGGAGGGTGCGCACTTCTTCCCGTTCCCGCTCCAGGCCGGAACGCATGGCCACTTCCGTCCTCATTGCATTGATGCGGTTCATGATGTCCACGACAATGGGCTCGTCCTTGATTCGCTCGACGATGCCGCGGATGCGGTCTTCGATTTCCTGGCGCTGCTTGAGCTTTTCCTCTTCCTGACCGTTGGCCATTTCCAGGATTTCGGAAAAACCCATGATGGTGATCACATGCTCGCGCAGATCGGGCGAGGTTTTCAGCGTCTCCAGCTTGTGGGAAGCCAGCTCCAGGTGATCGTTCAGCTTGACGTCCAGGTCCCGCAACTGCCGGTGGATGGCCAGAACCTGGTCCGTCCCCTTGTCGCCGCCCTTTTCAGTAAGCGCATCAATTTCCTTGCTCAGGCCGGTGACAATGCCCACGTACTGCCGCAGCTTCAAGTCAAATGAAATGGTTCCCGTGACCAATTGTTCGCGCACCAACTTCGTCAGTTCATTGTTCAGCTCGCGCAGTTTGTTGTCCACAAGAGACTGGAGTTGACCGTTGTCGTACGCCTCCAAGGCCAGGGGGTGGACGCCGACGCTGCCCAACATGAACTCGGCCCGCAACAGTCCAACCTCGAAATCCGGCATGTTCCGCAGGCGGGAGAGAAACAGGGCCTGGGTGACATCGGCGAGAATCAGGCCGATCTTGGTCTTGGTGGCCGGAAGAGCGCTGACGTCGATCTCGCCGCCCACCTCAATCAGCGGCAGCAGCCCCCGGTAGGCCCGGCCTCTGGAGCCGTCGACGGTGACTTCCTGCCCGTCCATGCCCTGCAACGTCTCCAGGCGCTGGATGCCAATTACGGCGGGAATGCCAAGTTCACGGGAAGTGATGGCCGCATGGCTTGTGTCGCCGCCGGCATCGGCAAGAATGGCGGAAGCGATGCGCATTCCGGGAACCATGTCCGGGTCGGTGCGATCCGCCGCCAGGATGTCGCCCTTGGTGATCTTGTTCAGTTCCAGGGCTGAACGGAGGAATCGGACGATTCCCTGCCCGGCCCCCCGGGAGGCGCCGTTGCCTTCCACAAGAAGTTCGGCGCTCTTCAACGCATCGGGATCGACCTCCAAACGGCGCATGAAGATCGTGTGCGGATGTTTCTCCAGCTCATCGTTCCAGCGTGTCTCGGGACGGGCCTGCACGAACCAGAGACGGTCCCACTGGTCGATGCAGAATTCCGTGTCCATGATCATGCCGCCGTAGCTCTTGCTGATGCTGCGAACTCCCCGAGCCAGTTCCTCAGCCTGGGCCAGGGAAAGGGACCAGCGGTAGACCTCCTCCGGCGCGACATCGATGGTCACGGTACCCGCGCCCTTTTCAGCGTAGATGATTTTCTTGGTTTTGAAACCCATGAACCGCAAAACGACCTCTTCCCCGTCATCACGT includes the following:
- a CDS encoding PEP/pyruvate-binding domain-containing protein, translated to MAKAEKEKPKPKKENPDVADVEVKSAQAAKVDIGAIEKKLILTGEDIVSLGEPAELLVGGKNYNTALISQVENIRAPQFRAISSIVFHRLLDETKVNAALIRTSVDKEYDRINWNDAEINKDPEFLRHFVRRLAKKIQTTQQGTQNLVKLRSFINNIVEGFAVSPEMIDQLRKRSVLVQVAILCVEMPRDLDDAIRQSYRDICKEAGLENVPVAVRSSAAGEDSRKKAFAGLQDTYLNIVGEQAVVDAYQWDCASAYNLRSMTYRREAILDMVALAERTGDESIVENAKKEWAIENTSLSVCIMRMINPVISGTAFSADTSTGCRGTDNKDLVSIDASYGLGEAVVSGMVTPDKFYVFQRDDGEEVVLRFMGFKTKKIIYAEKGAGTVTIDVAPEEVYRWSLSLAQAEELARGVRSISKSYGGMIMDTEFCIDQWDRLWFVQARPETRWNDELEKHPHTIFMRRLEVDPDALKSAELLVEGNGASRGAGQGIVRFLRSALELNKITKGDILAADRTDPDMVPGMRIASAILADAGGDTSHAAITSRELGIPAVIGIQRLETLQGMDGQEVTVDGSRGRAYRGLLPLIEVGGEIDVSALPATKTKIGLILADVTQALFLSRLRNMPDFEVGLLRAEFMLGSVGVHPLALEAYDNGQLQSLVDNKLRELNNELTKLVREQLVTGTISFDLKLRQYVGIVTGLSKEIDALTEKGGDKGTDQVLAIHRQLRDLDVKLNDHLELASHKLETLKTSPDLREHVITIMGFSEILEMANGQEEEKLKQRQEIEDRIRGIVERIKDEPIVVDIMNRINAMRTEVAMRSGLEREREEVRTLPERIKELIRSKGYRSGKEHYVQTLAQGLALFSMAFYGKEIIYRTTDYKTNEYRNLVGGLLFEAYEDNPMIGFRGVSRNIHDWEVDSFKLARGIFGGKNLNLMFPFVRTLEEARSMRRYLEGVHNLKSGDDGMKIILMSEIPSNAILTKQFIQEFDGFSIGSNDMTQLVLGTDRDNPRLRHIYDEEDPAVVWAILSTIFTGQKFGKKVGFCGQGVSNSKIIRGLVCIAGIVSASVVPDTYAQTKKDVAELEAESIPVEKLGAWLKEQHLECLRKIMAENKYDHILKKNRTAGDLMDWFEGEMARLHEQLQDHLGKPREEFYRQEIDQFRRLFHKPVIYANWDWEETVFDALKHSGFQSYEEQAIALQKQREVYNM